GAGCCGCGGAAGTGGATCCCGACCATCGACGGCTTTATCTCGCGCTGGCAGGACGGCCAGCGCGCGGTGGCGATCATGATGCCCGATACCTACGAGGCCCTGGCCGCGCGCGGCGTGCCGATGCACCGGATCGCCGGCGACCGCCGACGCGTGGCGGTCGCCAACTTTGCACTGCCGGGCGAAGCCCCGCACGCGCCATCCCAAGGACACTAACCCTGCACGACCCGGCGCCATGACGCTTTCGACTTTCCTGTTTATCGTTACCGGCGTGCTGCTCAATGCAGCCGCCCAACTGCTGCTCAAGGCCGGCGTCAACGCCATCGGCGCGATCACGCTGGACCGCGGCACGCTGCTGGTCACGGCGCTGCGCGTGCTGACGCAATGGCCGGTGCTGGCCGGCCTGACGCTATATGTCGTCAGCGTTGGCGTGTGGATCGTCGGGCTGTCGCGCGTGGACGTTTCGGTCGCCTACCCGATGCTGTCGCTCGGCTACGTGGTCAACGCGCTTGCCGCCTGGTGGCTGTTCGGCGAGATGATCGGCCCCTTGCGCGTGGCCGGCATCCTGCTGATACTGGCTGGCGTCTTCCTGATCGCCCGCTCCTGACCTGGCCGCCCGGCGCCTTTGCCCTATTCCCTCCGATCGGGACCGATTTTTCTTTTCACGCCCATGACTGCTTCCGCTGCCGCCAACCAGCCCGAATTCCTGCCTTTTGTCCGGCCCGAGATCGATGCCGCGGCCATTGCCGATGTCGGCAAGGTGCTGGCCTCCGGCTGGATCACCTCCGGGCCGAAAATGCAGGCCTTCGAGGCCGCGCTGTCGGACCTGTTCGGCGGGCGCCCCGTGCGCACCTTCGCCAACGGCTCGGCGACGATGGAAATCGCGCTGCGCATTGCGGATATCGGTCCCGGCGATGAAGTCATCACCACGCCGCTTACCTGGGTCGCCACCGCCAACGTGGTGGTCGCGGTCGGTGCGCGCCCGGTGTTCGTCGACATCGACCCGCGCACGCGCAACCTCGACCTGGACGCGGTCGAGGCCGCGATCACGCCGCGCACGCGCGCGATCATGCCGGTGTACCTGTCGGGCCTGCCGGTCGACATGGATCGCCTCTACGCGATCGCCCGCAAGCACGGCCTGCGCGTGATCGAAGACGCGGCGCAGGCGATCGACTCGCGCTGGCAGGGCCAGCGCATCGGCGCCATCGGCGACCTGGTCAGCTTCAGCTTCCAGGCCAACAAGAACATCACCACCATCGAGGGCGGCTGCCTGGTGATGAACACGCCGGAAGAAGCGGTGCGTGCCGAACGCCTGCGGCTGCAGGGCGTGATCCGCACCGGCATGGACGGCATGGACGTGGAAGAGCCGGGCGGCAAGTTCAACCTGACCGACGTCAATGCCGCGGTGGGCCTGGCGCAGCTTGCCAGGCTCGATGCCATTACCGCGCGCCGCGCCGAACTGGCCGAGGCCTACTTCCGCTGCGCTGCCGACCACGGGCTAGCCGGACTGGGCATCGAACTGCCGCAGCCGCTCGACGCGCAGGCAGCCACCACCAACTGGCACATGTTCCAGGTGGTGCTGCCGACCGGGCGCATCGAAGGCGGGCCGGCACAAGCGCGCCAGAAGGTCATGGAAGCCATGCGCGAGCGCGGCATCGGCACCGGCGTGCACTACCCGCCCATCCATCTTTTCACCTACTACCGCTCGCTTGGCTGGCGCGAAGGCATGCTGCCGCACGCCGAACGCATCGGGCGCGGCATCGTCACGCTGCCGCTGTTTCCCGCGATGCAAGCCACCGACGTCGAGCGGGTCTGCGCAACCCTCAGCGAAACATGCAAACGTCTCTCCAAATGAGCCCGGTCGAAGTTTCGGTCGTCATTCCGGTCTACAACGAAGAAGACGGGCTGCAAGCCCTGTTCGACCGCCTTTATCCGGCGCTGGATGGCCTTGGCGCCTCGTACGAAATCATCTTCATCAACGATGGCAGCGTCGACCGCTCGGCGGCGCTGCTGGCCGCGCAGTTCCACAAGCGCCCGGAAGTGACCCGGGTGGTGCTGTTCAACGGCAATTTCGGCCAGCACATGGCCATCCTGGCGGGCTTCGAGCATACCCGCGGCAAAATCGTGATCACGCTGGACGCAGACCTGCAGAACCCGCCGGAGGAAATCCCGCGCCTGGTCGACGCGATGCGCGCCGGCCACGACTACGTCGGCACCATCCGCCGCCAGCGCAACGACACGGCGTTCCGCCGCTACGCGTCGCGCGCGATGAACCGGTTGCGCGAGCGCATCACCAAGATCCGCATGACGGACCAGGGCTGCATGCTGCGCGCCTATGACCGCAACGTGATCGACACCATCAACGCCTGCCGCGAGGTCAACACCTTTATCCCGGCGCTGGCCTACACCTTCGCTTCGAATCCCATCGAGATCGAGGTCGGCCACGAGCCGCGCCATGCGGGCGAATCGAAGTATTCGCTGTACCAGCTGATCCGCCTGAATTTCGACCTGGTGACCGGCTTCTCGATCGTGCCGCTGCAGTGGTTCTCGGCAATCGGCACGATCCTGTCGCTGTTCTCCGGCGTGCTGTTCGTGATGCTGCTGCTGCGCCGCTTTGTACTGGGCTCGGAAGTGCAGGGTGTGTTCACGCTGTTCGCCATGAACTTCTTCCTGATCGGCATCCTGCTGTTTGGCGTGGGCCTGCTGGGCGAGTACGTCGGCCGCATCTACCAGGAAGTGCGCGGCCGCCCGCGCTACCGCATCCAGGCGGTGCTGGAAAAAGCTGGCCCGGCTCACGCCGCACCGGCCCGCACGGGCCTGGAGCCATGATGCGCGCCGTCGTCTTTGGCTACCACAATGTCGGCGACCGCTGCCTGCGCGTGCTCCATGCGCGCGGCGTGGAAGTGGCGCTGGTCATCACGCACCGCGACCGTGCCGACGAGAACATCTGGTTCCGCCGTGTTGCGGACACCGCCGCGGAGCTGGGCCTTCCTGTTATCTACGGCGAGGACCCTGCCGATCCCGCGGTCGCGCAGGCAGTGCGCGATGCGCGTCCGGACGTGATCTTTTCCTTCTACTATCGCGCGATGATTCCGCCGGCGGTGCTGGCGCTGGCCCCTGGCGGCGCCTTCAACATGCACGGCTCGCTGCTGCCGAAGTATCGCGGCCGCGTGCCGGTGAACTGGGCGGTACTGCACGGCGAGACCGAGACCGGCGCCACGCTGCATGCGATGGAGGCCAGGCCCGACGCCGGCTATATCGTCGACCAGACCTCGGTGCCGATCCTGCCGGACGACACCGCCGGCGAAGTCTTTGAAAAGGTCACGGTGGCCGCCGAGCAGACCCTGTGGCGCGCGTTGCCGGCGATGCTCGCCGGGCAGACGCCGCAACGTCCCAACTTGCTCGCCGAAGGCAGCTATTTTTCCGGGCGCAAGCCGGAAGACGGCCGCATCGACTGGAGCCAGCCGGCCGCCACTGTCTACAACCTGATCCGCGCGGTCGCGCCGCCCTATCCCGGCGCGTTCACCGAGGTGGCCGGAGAGCGCTTTGTCGTGGCGCAGGCGCGCCGCCTTCAGGCTGGCCCCGCGAACGCCGCCTGCGGGTTGCCGCCCGGCCTGCACGTGCATGACGGCAAGATCGTGGGCCTGTGCGGAGATGGCGGCATGGTGCTCGTGACCGGATTGCTGGCGCATGACGGATCGCCCGTCACGCCCGATGCCTTTTTCCAGATTCTCAAAAAACAAACCAACGAGGAAAACCGATGAAAAAGGTCCTGATTCTCGGCGTCAACGGCTTCATCGGCCATCACCTGACGCGCCGCATCCTGGAAACCACGCCGTGGGAGGTCTACGGCATGGACATGAACACGGACCGCCTCGGTGACCTCGTCGACCACCCTCGCATGCACTTCTTTGAAGGTGACATCACCATCAACAAGGAGTGGATCGAGTACAACATCCGCAAGTGCGATGTGGTGCTGCCGCTGGTCGCCATCGCCACGCCGGCCACCTACGTGCGCCAGCCGCTGCGCGTGTTCGAGCTGGATTTCGAGGCCAACCTGCCGATCGTGCGCGCCGCGGTCAAGTACGGCAAGCACCTGGTGTTCCCGTCGACCTCCGAGGTCTACGGCATGTGCAGCGATGAGGAGTTTGACCCGGAAGCCTCGCCGCTGGTCTACGGCCCGATCAACAAGCCGCGCTGGATCTACGCCTGCTCCAAGCAGCTGATGGACCGCGTGATCCACGCCTACGGCATGGAGCAAGGCCTGAACTACACGCTGTTCCGGCCCTTCAACTGGATCGGCGCGGGTCTGGACTCGATCTTCGAATCGAAGGAAGGTTCATCGCGCGTGGTGACGCAGTTCCTCGGCCATATCGTGCGCGGCGAGCCGATCAAGCTGGTCGACGGCGGCGCGCAGCAGCGTGCGTTCGCCGATATCTCGGACGGCATCAGCGCGCTGATGCGCATCATCGAGAACCCCAACGGCATCGCCAGCGGCAAGATCTTCAATATCGGCAATCCGGCCAACATCCACTCGGTGCGCGAGCTGGCCGAGATGATGCTGAAGATGGCGGGGGACTATCCCGAATACGCCGAGGAGGCGCGCAAGACCCAGATCGTCGAGACCTCGTCGGGCGACTTCTACGGCAAGGGCTACCAGGATGTGCAGCACCGCGTGCCGAAGATCGACAACACCATCGACGAGCTGAGCTGGAAACCCGAGGTGAACATGGAAGCATCGCTGCGCCGCATCTTCGAGGCCTATCGCGGCAAGGTGGTCGAAGCCCGCACGCTGGTCGACTCGGCCAACTGAGCGCGCACCGCAGATGGCACGCATTGCCCTCAAGGTCGACGTCGACACGCTGCGCGGCACGCGCGAAGGCGTGCCGAAACTGCTGTCGATGCTGGCCGCCGCGCAGGCACAGGCCACGTTCCTGTTCAGCCTCGGGCCCGACCATACCGGCTGGGCGCTGCGGCGCGTGTTCCGGCCCGGCTTCCTGAAAAAGGTGTCGCGGACCTCGGTGGTGTCCAACTACGGATTGCGCACGCTGATGTACGGCGTGCTGTTGCCGGGCCCGGACATCGGGCGCAAGGGCGCGGCGGAAATGCGGGCGGCCCGCGCCGCCGGCCACGAGTGCGGCATCCACACCTGGGACCACGTCTACTGGCAGGACAACGTGCGCGAGCGCGATGCGGCATGGACCCGGCGCCAGATGCAGCAGGCCTTTGCGCGCTACACCGAGGTCTTCGGTGAGCCGCCTGCGACCCACGGCGCCGCCGGCTGGCAGATGAACGAGGATGCGTTCCGGCAGATCGACGACTGGGGCATGGCCTATGCGTCTGACGGGCGCGGCACGGCGCCTTATATCCCCACCATCGACGGCGTGCCGTGCCGCCACGTGCAGATGCCAACCACGCTGCCGACGCTGGACGAACTGATCGGCACCGACGGGCTGACCGAAGACAATGTCCATACCGCGCTGCTGAAGCTGACCGAAGGCCCGGGCGACCATGTCTTCACGCTGCATACCGAGCTGGAAGGCGGGAAGCTTGCGCCGGTGTTCGAGCGACTGCTGGCGGGATGGCGCGCGCAAGGGCACGAACTGGTGTCGATGGCGGCGTGGTATCGGGGGCTGGAGCGGAGCGGGTTGCCGCAGTTGCCGGTGACCTGGGGGGAGATTCCGGGGCGCAGCGGGGAGTTGATTATTCAGCCCCAAGTGGTATCGCGCTGAGCCCCAGCGAACGCCGTCGGAACCAGGCTCCCCTCTCCCGCCTGCGCTTACCTTTACCCACATCTCGATAGGAGAGGTTGTAAACCGGATTGGACGGTGTTAACTTCAGGCGAAGTTGTTAATCATTGGTGGCGACTTTGCCTGATATGGAAGACCTAGAAGACTGGGCCGGCGACGAATTCGGTGGCGCACAATTGGGCGATGCGCGTCGCACGCAGCGCCTTGTGGCATTGGCGCGCGGACTGGCGCAAAAAGCCCATGTTTCGTTCCCGCAGGCCTTGAGTGGTGCCCAACTCAAGGCGGCATATCGCTTCTTTGATAATGAGGCGGTCGACCCGGACGGAATCCTGGCGAGCCACGTCACGCAAACCGTGGGTCGCATGCAGCAGGTACCTGCCGTATTGGCGGTGCAGGACACCACGGAATTCAATCTGGCAAATTTGCCCGCGACTGAGAGGCTTGGTCACGGCACGGGCGGCAATTTGCACGGATTCATGTTGCACAGCGTGCTGGCGGTGACGCCTGAGGGCCTGCCACTGGGCGTGTTGAGCATGAAGACGTGGGTGCGTGCGCCGCAAGCATCGGGCAAGGCCGGGCAGCGCCGGGCGCTGTCCATTCGTGACAAGGAAAGCGTGAAGTGGCTGGAGGGGCTGGAATGCCTTGAGCCGCTCAAGATGCAGTGTCCGGACACGCACCTTGTTGCCGTCAGCGATCGCGAGGGCGATGTGTACGACGTGTTCCTGGCGCCGCGCCCAGCGGGGGTGGACTGGTTGGTGCGGGCCGCCTGGAATCGAGGCGTGGACCACCCAGAGAAGTATCTGTGGGAGACGGTTGCTGCGGCTCCTGTACTTGGAGAGACCGTATTGCACGTGCCCAGGAGCGGCGCCAGGCAGGCGCGTAGCGCCCGACTGGCTTTGCGTTGTGTGCCCGTCCAACTGCGACCACCGCGCAGCCGCGGTGCAGAGGATCTACCGAGTCTCGAAGTGTTTGCCATTCACGCGCTGGAGATCGAGCCGCCCCAAGGCGTTGAGCCGCTCGAATGGATGTTGCTCAGTTCGATGCCCACCCAAACGCTGGAAGATGTGCTCGAGCGGCTGAGCTGGTATGCCCGGCGCTGGACCATTGAATCCTGGCATCGTGTCCTGAAAAGTGGCTGCCAGATCGAAGCCCGGCAGTTCGGGACGCTGGAGCGGTTCCTGCGGGCCACGGCGCTGTTCGCCGTGATCGGCTGGCGCATTATGTACGCGACCATGCTGGGCCGGCTCGAAGCCGATATCCCTTGCTCGGTGCTACTGCAACCGCTCGAATGGCGGGCCTTGTACTGCCGCACGCACGGCACAACCAAGCCACCGGAAGAGGCGCCAAAACTCAGCGACGCGGTCCTTTGGATCGCCAAGCTCGGTGGCTACCTGGGTCGCAAAAACGACGATCCCCCGGGAGCCACCGTCCTCTGGCGCGGCTTCCTCGCCCTGCACGAAATCACCGAAATGTATCGGATCTTCCAGAAAGACGAGTAAGCCGCCAGAAGTTGTGGGTAAAGCTCAGCGCCTGCGGGAGAGGGGAGCAAACCCGCGGGAGCACTTAGTCCCTGCTGCTGGCTGCCCCCACCCGCAGCCCATTGAACACCACCAGCAAGCTCGCGCCCATATCGGCGAACACCGCCATCCACATCGTCCCCATCCCCATCACCGTCAGCGCCAGGAACACCGCCTTGATGCCCAGCGCGAGCGTGATGTTCTGCACCAGGATGCGCGAAGTGCGGCGTGACAAGCGGACGAATTCAGGGATCTTGC
This genomic window from Cupriavidus sp. P-10 contains:
- a CDS encoding EamA family transporter; amino-acid sequence: MTLSTFLFIVTGVLLNAAAQLLLKAGVNAIGAITLDRGTLLVTALRVLTQWPVLAGLTLYVVSVGVWIVGLSRVDVSVAYPMLSLGYVVNALAAWWLFGEMIGPLRVAGILLILAGVFLIARS
- a CDS encoding polysaccharide deacetylase family protein, whose translation is MARIALKVDVDTLRGTREGVPKLLSMLAAAQAQATFLFSLGPDHTGWALRRVFRPGFLKKVSRTSVVSNYGLRTLMYGVLLPGPDIGRKGAAEMRAARAAGHECGIHTWDHVYWQDNVRERDAAWTRRQMQQAFARYTEVFGEPPATHGAAGWQMNEDAFRQIDDWGMAYASDGRGTAPYIPTIDGVPCRHVQMPTTLPTLDELIGTDGLTEDNVHTALLKLTEGPGDHVFTLHTELEGGKLAPVFERLLAGWRAQGHELVSMAAWYRGLERSGLPQLPVTWGEIPGRSGELIIQPQVVSR
- a CDS encoding bifunctional UDP-4-keto-pentose/UDP-xylose synthase — protein: MKKVLILGVNGFIGHHLTRRILETTPWEVYGMDMNTDRLGDLVDHPRMHFFEGDITINKEWIEYNIRKCDVVLPLVAIATPATYVRQPLRVFELDFEANLPIVRAAVKYGKHLVFPSTSEVYGMCSDEEFDPEASPLVYGPINKPRWIYACSKQLMDRVIHAYGMEQGLNYTLFRPFNWIGAGLDSIFESKEGSSRVVTQFLGHIVRGEPIKLVDGGAQQRAFADISDGISALMRIIENPNGIASGKIFNIGNPANIHSVRELAEMMLKMAGDYPEYAEEARKTQIVETSSGDFYGKGYQDVQHRVPKIDNTIDELSWKPEVNMEASLRRIFEAYRGKVVEARTLVDSAN
- a CDS encoding glycosyltransferase, with the translated sequence MQTSLQMSPVEVSVVIPVYNEEDGLQALFDRLYPALDGLGASYEIIFINDGSVDRSAALLAAQFHKRPEVTRVVLFNGNFGQHMAILAGFEHTRGKIVITLDADLQNPPEEIPRLVDAMRAGHDYVGTIRRQRNDTAFRRYASRAMNRLRERITKIRMTDQGCMLRAYDRNVIDTINACREVNTFIPALAYTFASNPIEIEVGHEPRHAGESKYSLYQLIRLNFDLVTGFSIVPLQWFSAIGTILSLFSGVLFVMLLLRRFVLGSEVQGVFTLFAMNFFLIGILLFGVGLLGEYVGRIYQEVRGRPRYRIQAVLEKAGPAHAAPARTGLEP
- a CDS encoding DegT/DnrJ/EryC1/StrS family aminotransferase; its protein translation is MTASAAANQPEFLPFVRPEIDAAAIADVGKVLASGWITSGPKMQAFEAALSDLFGGRPVRTFANGSATMEIALRIADIGPGDEVITTPLTWVATANVVVAVGARPVFVDIDPRTRNLDLDAVEAAITPRTRAIMPVYLSGLPVDMDRLYAIARKHGLRVIEDAAQAIDSRWQGQRIGAIGDLVSFSFQANKNITTIEGGCLVMNTPEEAVRAERLRLQGVIRTGMDGMDVEEPGGKFNLTDVNAAVGLAQLARLDAITARRAELAEAYFRCAADHGLAGLGIELPQPLDAQAATTNWHMFQVVLPTGRIEGGPAQARQKVMEAMRERGIGTGVHYPPIHLFTYYRSLGWREGMLPHAERIGRGIVTLPLFPAMQATDVERVCATLSETCKRLSK
- a CDS encoding formyltransferase, with the protein product MRAVVFGYHNVGDRCLRVLHARGVEVALVITHRDRADENIWFRRVADTAAELGLPVIYGEDPADPAVAQAVRDARPDVIFSFYYRAMIPPAVLALAPGGAFNMHGSLLPKYRGRVPVNWAVLHGETETGATLHAMEARPDAGYIVDQTSVPILPDDTAGEVFEKVTVAAEQTLWRALPAMLAGQTPQRPNLLAEGSYFSGRKPEDGRIDWSQPAATVYNLIRAVAPPYPGAFTEVAGERFVVAQARRLQAGPANAACGLPPGLHVHDGKIVGLCGDGGMVLVTGLLAHDGSPVTPDAFFQILKKQTNEENR
- a CDS encoding IS4 family transposase: MEDLEDWAGDEFGGAQLGDARRTQRLVALARGLAQKAHVSFPQALSGAQLKAAYRFFDNEAVDPDGILASHVTQTVGRMQQVPAVLAVQDTTEFNLANLPATERLGHGTGGNLHGFMLHSVLAVTPEGLPLGVLSMKTWVRAPQASGKAGQRRALSIRDKESVKWLEGLECLEPLKMQCPDTHLVAVSDREGDVYDVFLAPRPAGVDWLVRAAWNRGVDHPEKYLWETVAAAPVLGETVLHVPRSGARQARSARLALRCVPVQLRPPRSRGAEDLPSLEVFAIHALEIEPPQGVEPLEWMLLSSMPTQTLEDVLERLSWYARRWTIESWHRVLKSGCQIEARQFGTLERFLRATALFAVIGWRIMYATMLGRLEADIPCSVLLQPLEWRALYCRTHGTTKPPEEAPKLSDAVLWIAKLGGYLGRKNDDPPGATVLWRGFLALHEITEMYRIFQKDE